The genomic window AGAAGATACTAATCCTGTTGCATTATATATTCTCATTCAAGGACAGCTAGAAAGCGATCGCATTAACAAAACAAATCCCACTGCGCCCTATGGTTTTTTGCCGGGAGCAGTAATTAACCTACAAGAACTACTTTTAGAGCAACTAGCACCGCAGACTGTAACTGCTTTAAGCGAATGTCATTTATGGGCTATACCCGCCGCCACCTTTGGGCAATTAGTCGCTCAGTATCCAGAAATTTCTCAAGCTTTTTCCCGCCAACTTGCTCAAGAATTAGCTCAATTAACTACAGCTTTTACTTACGAACAAGAGCGCACCGTTGCTTTACGCCCTTATGTTGTAACCAAGGCGCAACGGGGAATTGTGGGGACAAGTCGCTACGCGGTGCGTTTGCGTCAAGAAATTAGAATTGCGGCAGGCGATCGCAAATCAGTATTAATATTTGGAGAACCAGGCTTAGAAAAAGATAACATCGCCGCCCTAATTCATTTTGGTTCACCCCAACGACGAGAACCAATTATTAAAGTAAATTGCGGTATTTTACAAACTAGCGGCGCAGACTTGTTTGGACGCGCTAACGGTAAGCCGGGATTGCTGGAATGGCTGGGAAATGGCACTTTAATTCTTAATAATATTCAAGAATTACCTCGCGAATTAGTCCCAATCTTAGCTCAGTTGCTAAGAACTAACACTTATACCCCCGTTAGTCGTAATGATGAAACTGTTGAAGCGCAGACTTCTAAAGCCCGTATTTTGATTGTTTCAGAAACCACTCAGCCAACAATTGAACGCTGTATTGGTCACAATATCAAAGTTCCACCTTTGCGGGTGCGAAAAACTGATATTAAAGCTCAGGTAGATTACTATATCAGCCTTTACTGTCAAGCTAGAAGCTTGCCTAAACCTAAAGTTGTTCCCGAAGCTATCCGAAGATTGCAGGCTTACGACTTTCCGGGAAACTTGAAAGAGTTGAAAAGCTTGGTAGAAAGGGCAATTGTTCAAGCTGGAGGCGCACCAGTATTAACCGAAGAAATATTTTGGGCGGCGGAAACAAAGAAAAAGCGTTTTCGAGTCAATTTGTTGAATCTGTACCCCCAATTGCGGCGGTTTCTGCGTAGCGATTGGTGGCCCGACAAGATTAATTATGGTTTTACTTTAACTGTCTTTGCGATCGTTGTGGGAATGTTGTTTATTGGCCCGCAACATCGTAGCGAAAATGTAGCCCTAAATCTATTTTGGGCTTGGTGGTGGCCGTTAATACTACTCGGATTTCCCTTTGTCGGGCGGTTGTGGTGTTCTATTTGTCCCTTTATGATTTACGGAGAAGTTACGCAAAAGCTCTCTTTGTGGCTTGTCCCCAGACAATTAAAACGCTGGCCCAGAGAACAAGCAGAAAAGTGGGGAGGTTGGTTTTTATTTGGTTTATTCGTCCTAATTTTCTTGTGGGAAGAACTCTGGAATTTAGAAGATACGGCTTATTTATCAGCTTGTTTGCTACTACTCATCACCGCCGGAGCAATGATTTTTTCTGCCATTTTTGAACGTAGGTTTTGGTGTCGCTATCTTTGTCCGATTGGGGGAATGAATGGCTTATTCGCCAAGCTATCAATGACGGAATTACGGGCGCAGCAAGGTACTTGTTCGGCGGAATGCACTACTTATCAATGCTACAAAGGCGGCCCGCAAAAAGGTGAAGGAATGGAAACTAATGGGTGTCCTTTATATTCGCATCCCGCCCAACTAGAAGATAATAAAGATTGCGTACTCTGCATGACTTGTCTAAAAGCTTGTCCCCACCGCTCGGTAGAATTTAACTTGCGTCCCCCAGGGATTGAATTATGGACAACTCACACACCTCATTTCTACGAAGTTGCTCTATTATTTCTGCTATTAAGTGGTGTATTTCTGCATCGCTTACCGGAAATTCAAGCAATGGGTTTAGAAAGTATAGATATAAAGCCGTTTCTCCCTCATTTGGTCGCATCTATCTTAGCGTTAACAATTCCGGTAATTATTCCTATAGCTGCTTACGGTTTGATTTTATTAGTTTACAAACTCCAAAATACTAAACCGCGCAGTTTTGTAGAGTTAGCCTATGGTTACTTACCTTTGGTACTGGGAGCAAATTTAGCTCACTATCTACGTTTGGGATTAGGGGAAGCTGGGCGAATAATACCAGTAACTTTAGCAACTTTTGGTTATAGCAATTCTACAATGCCCGTTTTAGTCGCGCATCCAGCCGTTACAGCATTTTTGCAAGGCGTGACGCTGATTGGTTCAGTTTTATTGACAATCCTCTTAACTCAAAAAATTGCTCGTCAACCATTGCGATCGCTCTTTCCCCAACATCTTGCTACTATTTTTTTAGGTGTTAGCTTGTGGATAATTATTGTTGGTAGGTAGGATATGCGATCGCACTTTTGACTTACTCTTGAATACTGAAGTACAGGCATGGCTTGAATGATAACTATTTTTGAGCGCAACCTTTCGTTGTTGAAAATAAGTTATAGTGCGATTAAAATTCCGAATAAACGAGCGATCGCAGTAATTAAAGTTTGAGTTTGTGCCGCCTGCTGAATTTCTTGACGAATTTTTTCCATCTCCTGAACATCTTCGTCAGTACAAATAACCTCATCTTCAAGCAGTTTAAGACGTGCCATTGAGTAAGCACTGAAGGCTTTATCGCGCGGCTGTCTTAATTCTTGTTTTCCATTAATATCAGCTTGTCTATACTTAACACCAATGATAAAAACAGCTTTAGTAGCTTCGTCTAAAAAGATGTCATTGTTATCCATGATTTAGATACTCTTTAGTTAATCTTGGTCGATTTATGGAACTAGCTCTTGTTTTCTTGTCTGGTGCTGCGGCGAAATATAATAATGATTTGATGCCTCAACACCTAAATTTTTATTAACAACTATTCCTCTACTCAGCAACCTTAACTCGTTGGCTACAAGAATGCGATCGTTAATCTGCAACCAGCTACTACTTTGAACCCTTCTATTAGCACTGGGTTGAGAATCTAAAACTGGTGGATTGCGATTTGCTACTGCATTATTAACTTCTGCAAGTGCCGTATCAGCAGCTTTACTCCAGATTGGGTCGTTTTTAATCTCAGCGAAAACATTTGTAGCTCTCGTTTTGAGTGCAGCATAATCCTGTCCAGTAATAGCAGCAGTAGTATCTAAAACTCTGGCAATAATTGAATTGAGATCGTCAAGATTTATCTTGTTATAACGTTCAATCAGTTGTGTAAGCTCTTTGCCGAGAATGGCTGCTTTCAAGCACTGGGCTAATGTAGTTTCGCGTAGCTTTTGTTCATCTACGGCAATTTGCTGCCATTGGTCGTAAAGTTCGCCTGCCTTATCTTTTAATAGTTGTAGGTTCTCATCAGGTTCGCCCTCATTTCTTTTTTGTTGATATTGCTTGCGTAGCGTGTCTATATCAGCAATGACAACGATTCTGTCTTGGAGTAGTATCGGTGGATGTTTATCAATAACAGTTGCAAAAGCTGCCATTTGCAACGTTAAGATTCTGGCGTGTTCGGCTGATTTTTTCACTGCGTCAGTAGCAAGAAGACTACCATTTTCTACTTCATCATAAATCGCTGCCAAAGTTGTATACTGAGTGTTCATTTTATTAATGAACGCTTGCCATGCTACTTGTGCTTGTGGATCTATCTGAGGTTTATCTGGATCGATTAAAAAGTCTAAGTCTTGAGGCAAAAAGATTTCTTTCTTAGATGTCAAAATATTATCAATTGCATTATTTCGTAGCTCTGTTTGAGACAGAGGTGGTGATGCTATTTCCCTCTGGTGCATTTGTTCAATTGCTTGGATAGCCGCGAGAGATTCAACTTTAAATTGGATAGCGGCTAAACGTAAGGCTCTTGCTTTTTCTGGAGTGCAGCCGCTAATAAAAATGCTTGCTATAAGGAAGATAAAAGTTAGTTGTGGGCGTAAATATTTCATGCAATTAAGACATTATTGGAGATGGTTAAAAATTTTAGACTTCTGATTTAAACTATACTGTAATTTAGAGAATAGTTAAACAAGATAGGTCAGTTATTAGCTAAAGTTTTAATAAATTATTTTGAGTTAAATTCTGATTGCTACAATACTTTTCTGTTGGCGTTATTGAGTCTATTTCAACCTCTACTTGCTTCTTTTGATTAGTTTTTTTAATTACGAACTCACTTGCTCCAATATGTGGTTTTTGAGAGTTACCCCAGTCATAGGTATAACCCAAACCTGTCCAAGGATAACTCCGATCACGATTGCTACGATCTATTAATCCAGGATAATTTTTTAGAGTATTTGTAGGTAACACACTACAACTAAAGTCATGTATTTCTTCATCTACACAAGGTCTAAATAAATCATCTTCTTTTACCCACATTTCAACAAAGTGTGTTTTGACATTTTCTAATCTTAAGCCCAAATATTGTTGCAAACGCAGAGGCAGCATGATGTAGCCAGGAATATCAACGGCTAGACCTTTACAGCTATGACAAAACTCTTGTACTTGAGGCACTGCTGTTACCCAAACATAATTGCTGAAAGAGTATTTCTTTCCCTTTTGATTACTAAGTTCAGATACTTTGTTTTTATCTACATATAGCCATGTAACCATGAGAAATTCTATTTTTCCATCCTTAATTCTCGTTTTTCTAATTTTACTTTGTTGGTTTGTTGACAATGCCCATAAATTACTCGATATTTCATCAGTGGTTGGGTTTTCAGCGTCTTTAATAGCTCGATCTAGCAACTTTTTAAGTTCTTGTCTAAGTTTGGGATCATTTTTTTCTAGATAAGCATCAACCTCCACCGGAAACTCTAAGTTACTTGTTTGAGAACTTTGTTTGCTCTGAATTTGACTCTCCGCAACTATCACGCTTGCAAAAAATCCCCCAATCAACAATGTTACTAATTTTAAAGATGACTTAACCTTTGATTTTTTATTAGTAAAACATTCATTATCAATTTTTATTATTTTAAAGATTTTTTCAGCAAGATTCAGCTTGACCATTGTTATTTACTGATGTAGGACTTTTAGAGCCTGTGAAATTTGTGATTTTTCAATCAGAAAAGCAGTAAATGTACCAGTTGCTTTACTTTTAATAAAAGCAAACGGGTTTTGTTGAGAAATTCCAATAAAAACGTCGATGTGATTATTTTTAATGGCTCCTCCTACATCACCAGCAAAAAAGTAACCATCATGTACTACTTTCTCACCCGAAGGTAAAGTTACTTGTTTTCCTCTTGCCTCAGGAATATAAATAATAGAACCGATAGGAAATACTGTTCTATCAACAGCAATAGTTCGGTAAGGTACGAGAATCAATCCGTCAGTTCCTTCACCATAAGCTCCTTTAGAAAGCTTAAATCGCGATCTATTAGTACCTTGAATTACTGCTGAAGATAAGCTACTAAAAAATGGAGCGCAATCAACTTGCGCTGTGGAACCTCTACCTGCAAAATTGTATGTTTTTGGTACGTTACTATTATCTAAAACCTGAATTGTTCCCTCTACTGCTGCATCACACCAATCGCGCTTAGAAAGTATTGCTCCTAAACGATTACCTGATATATCTAATAGAGGAATGCCACCAGGTGTCTCTTTAACTCTAGGTGCGTTGTAATGTGTTGACCAAAGGATGAGAGTTTTAACACGCTCTGCATTTGTGGGTTCAGGAAAGTTAAAGGTAGCGTTTGCTGCTGAGGAGGGTAAAATGTTTCTGCTAAAACGCATAGTTTTACAGATAACACCTCCTCCAGCGTTCCGACATTTTTCGACGTTCGCCTCTATAAAAGGTCCATAAACATTTGCATTATCGACGCACTCACCAATACCAGAATCAAGTTTTGCACCAGGAGGACAGGTACTTGTTCCCCGTAGTCTCCGAGCAAAGTTAACTTCCCATCGCGTTCCTTCACAGGGAGAACCGCCTCCAAATTGTTTGCACTTGGCTATCATTTCATTTGTAAATGGTCCTAGTGCTTCTGTTTCGCTAACGCAAAGACGATGAGCTTTGTCGTATTCAAATTCACTTGGGCAAAAACGGTTTTCAGTAGCTTGGGCAAAAATAGTTTTTTGGTTGGCTGTATTAGCAATAGAAGTGTTGGGTGAAATATTAATTAATGAAGCTGAAATAACTATGGGAAAAAAATTTTTAATCATTTTATTTAAGTTATTATGCTTTTTATTTAGAAGAATCTGACGTTTCATTAGAAGCTGTGGGCTTTTTGCCTGCGTAACGAACGTTGATAAACTTGTTAAGTAAATCGAACCAGAAGGATGCACCCATAGAAATAGCAAGACCAGTCAACAACAAACCAATAATTTTCTTGAAAACAATTTGAGGCTCTTTATTGAATTGTGGGAAAGAATTCCAACCAATAGGTAAAGAAAGCTTTGAAAGCTCATTTTTATTAACTTTACTATTAATACAATCTAAGTAATTATCAGGCTTTTCCTTTTCACAGATTTGAACTGTCTGATTCGCATACTGGCTTATTCCAGCACTTAAAACAGCATCTTTCGACAACATACTAAAAATACGTAGTGTGTCAGCATTAGCGCCAGCAGCAATCAAGCAACCAAGGACAATAGCAAATCCTTTTGCATTACGCTTGTATACACCTGAAGCACGTTCCATTGATTGGTCAAACCAGGTTTCAATTTCACGCTCGAATTGGTAAATTTGTTCATCTATATTTTGAGTTTTTCTTTGCGCTCGTTTTGCAAAGATAGTTAGATTTTTTTTTAAGTTGATAGATAAATCTGAGAGTTTAATTTTTTCTACAATCTCAACTATATCTTTCTTGAACTGGTCATTTTTTCTAAATTCTTGTAGCACTTTATCAAGTTCTAATTCTTCTAATAAAGCAGATGTAAATGTCTCTGAAGGAATATATGACGGTCCACTTTTAGAACTGCGGATAAACATTCTTAATGTTGTTTGATTCAGAGATTGGATTAGAGAATTTTGATAGAGTTTATTAGCAAGTGTTATTGCATTTTTAACATCAGCTTCCTTAGTTTTAGTTTCGATAGTAGGAAGTTGACCTAATTCTTCTGGATTAGTAGGTTGTTTTTGAACTACACCACCCAAAAGAATCTCGATCGCTTCTTTTAAGTTTTTAGCTCTCCACTGTAAAAACGCAGCAATTATTTCCTGAATTTCTGATGCTAGTAAGCTGAGAATTAAGTAGATAAAAATTAAAGCGATCGCAATATCTAAAATAGCAGGTAAATCCATTATTATTTTTTGTGTGATAATTGAGCAAATTAAGGAAAATATATAATTTTGTGTTTCATTTGTTCCACATAATTCAGTGTTTTTATGGTTTTAGCTATCACTGAATATCTATTTCTGGAATTTGAAACTCAGTGGCTAATTCGACATGAGCAACGCCATTAATTTGCTCGAGCGTTGTAACTTTTGTGGAATCAACAGAACCTGTAATAACTCCTACTGTGGGCATGAAATTATCAACATTCATACCTGCATTCGTTAACTTTTCAACTATTTCTAAAATTTGGCTTAAGTGTTCATCGTTAACTGAAATTATTATCTGTATATCGGGCATAATTTTCTTACTAATTTGGGAGATGTACAAAAGATAACCCTAGAAAAGCAAGAAATTGTAAGATTGTTCATAAGTCAATTAGATTATGCAAAATCTGCCATTACTGCTATTTTAGGGCTACCTTAATAAATACAAGAGAGCGCAACTAACAAAATTTAAGGTGCTTGGACAAGTCCAGTACCAACATCTGTAGAAGGAAGTGGTAATCGGCGAGCAGTTCTTTGCAGCAAACTAAACAAACCATCCGCAGTGATTGTAGGATTTGCCTGAGCATATAAAGCGGCTATACCAGCTACATGAGGTGTTGCCATACTTGTACCGTTAAGTCTGTCATAGCCTGGAGGATTACCTCTAGGTACTGGGTAACTAGAATAAATATCAACCCCTGGACCAACAATGTCTACTTGTCCTCCACTAGAATTAACACCAGAATCAGAGAAGCCAGCAATTTGATCTCGCTCATCTATTGCACCTACTGCCATAATTGATGGACAGTTCGCTGGTGAACCAACTGGGTTAAGAACACCAGAAGCACGGTTACTACTGTTACCTGCTGCGGCGATAATCAGAGAACCCTTGTTCATAGCTCTTTTCGCAATATTTTCATAAATTGGCGAGAATGGCTGACCAGGACTTACAGGTCCTCCAAGAGACATTGAAATAACTTTGCAACCATTAGTAATAGCCCATTCTATACCTTGTACTATGGAACCTTGACCCAAAGATCGTCCTTGGTCACTCAATACTTTGCCAATATAGATTTCTGCTTCATAAGCTATGCCATATCGTGGCGCAATACCTGGATTTAATGGACCACACGCAGTCCCCGTACAGTGAGTTCCATGACCATTTCCATCTTGTACGGGTAATAAAGGATCGCTAGTTTTTACTTTGATAAATGACTTGCTAGTGATTGTTCGGGTCTTAAAATCTGGATGATTGAAGTCAAAACCTGTATCGAGAATAGCAACTTTAATTCCGCGACCACTAAATCTAGAACTAACCACTTTAGTAGCCTGTAGTCCCCACGTATATGGAGTAGGTACTGCGGATGCGTCTGGTTGTTTAGAATCTTTATGAGGAAAAACTAAATTATCTACAAGGTTGCCAATAGCATCGCGGTATCCACGCAAATACTCTATTGAAATCTCACTTTTCGTACCACCCATTTGCGGAGTTATGTCTTGAGAACTAGACTTTCCAAAAGCATAAAATACTTGCTCTGGTTCAACCAGTAAAATGGGTTCATTTGGATTGTCAACGGCACTACTAACCCTTTGTACTTGCTCTGGTTCCAATTCCGCAATTGCCACACCCAACTCGCTGAGAACTAATATTGCTTCATCTTTTCGACTGACATCAACTGCACCATCCGTAGAATCGGCTGTTCTAGCAATGTTACTATTACCTGTGATATCTCTAAGAACTCTAATGCCACCTTCAATATCATCTTGAGGAAGCAATATTAAATAACTGCCTGTTGTTTCCATTGGATATAGCTGCTGATTAACACCGTTACTCATTGTTTAACCTTGTATAAATTAGTAAAACCAGACACTTAGTTTTGGAAAATTATTATTTAGAAAAAATTACTGTTACAGTTTTAATTTATAAGCTTAAATACGTAAAAATACTATAAATTAATGTATTTTTTTTTTACAAAACGCTTACAAATTTTTTTATGATTATGCAAGTTGCTTTAGCCTAGTATTTACTAATACTATGATTAGTTGCTATTACTTAGATGCGGTAGGCAACTCAACAAGATAGGACAGTTAGCAGGTGTATTAAAAAATGTAAAATACATAAACACTAAATTTTATAGCTCTAGGCGATCGCCCTCTAAACTTCCAACAAGCGATCGCACCTGTACAAAAAAAGTTATTTAAAACACATTTTCCCAAAGTCCAGCAAGTTTATTCACCAATTCCTGACTCAACCCTTCTAAACTCACCACATTCAACCCCAGGTTAGAACTATAAAACTGTAAATATCTGTAACTTATCTGTGAAGCATTAAAAAGTAATCATGCAGATTCAAACCCCAGATTGGGTAAAACACGCAGTTTTCTATCAAATATTCCCCGATCGCTTTGCCAAAAGTAAAGAACCCCACAAGCGAGTTTTAACAACTGTATCTTGGGAAGAATGGGACGAAATGCCTACCCTCCAAGGCTATAAAGGTGGTGACTTATGGGGAGTTGTAGAGCAATTAGATTATTTGCAAAGTTTGGGCATTAATGCAATTTACTTCACGCCAATTTTTCAATCTGCCAGCAATCACCGCTACCATACCCATGATTATTATCAAATCGATCCGATGTTGGGCGGAAACGAGGCTTTTAAAGATTTGCTTGTCGCTTGTCACGATCGCAATATTAAAGTTGTCTTAGATGGAGTATTCAACCACTCTAGTCGCGGCTTCTTCTTTTTCCACGATGTTTTAGAGAATGGCCCTTATTCCCCTTGGGTAGACTGGTTCAAAATTCACGGTTGGCCCTTGTCTCCCTATAATGGCGAATTTCCCGCTAATTATGAAGGTTGGGCAGATAATCGGGCGCTACCTGTATTCAACCACGATAACCCCGAAGTGCGCGAATACATTATGGAAATTGCCGAATATTGGATAAAGTTAGGTATCGACGGCTGGCGTTTGGATGTACCTTTTGAAGTCAAATCCCCCGGTTTTTGGCAAGAATTTAGAGATCGCGTTAAAGCTATTAATCCCGAAGCTTATATTGTGGGAGAAGTTTGGGAAGACTCTAGCGAGTGGCTAGACGGCACGCAATTTGATGGAGTAATGAATTACCTATTTGCGGCACCTACCATCGCATTTGCGGCGGGCGATCGCGTGGATATGACTCAAGTACAAGACCGCTCCTATCATCCCTACCCCCCCTTATTTGCTGCTGAGTATGGTGATAAAATTGAATACCTTTTACAGCTTTACCCCTGGGAAATTCAGCTAACTCAACTGAATTTATTAGCTAGTCACGATACGGCTAGACTAATTTCTATTGCGGGAGGCGATCGCTCTAGTGTAGAGTTATCCACTCTACTATTACTAACTTTTCCTGGCGCTCCTAGCATTTACTACGGCGATGAAGTTGGTTTACCTGGGCGTTTAGATCCCGATTCTCGGCGCGGTTTTCCTTTAGAAGCTCATTG from Synechocystis sp. PCC 7509 includes these protein-coding regions:
- a CDS encoding sigma 54-interacting transcriptional regulator; this encodes MTALDSLVWLQERTALGILSPTLLEAISAVIEEQTIPANTRLIAEDTNPVALYILIQGQLESDRINKTNPTAPYGFLPGAVINLQELLLEQLAPQTVTALSECHLWAIPAATFGQLVAQYPEISQAFSRQLAQELAQLTTAFTYEQERTVALRPYVVTKAQRGIVGTSRYAVRLRQEIRIAAGDRKSVLIFGEPGLEKDNIAALIHFGSPQRREPIIKVNCGILQTSGADLFGRANGKPGLLEWLGNGTLILNNIQELPRELVPILAQLLRTNTYTPVSRNDETVEAQTSKARILIVSETTQPTIERCIGHNIKVPPLRVRKTDIKAQVDYYISLYCQARSLPKPKVVPEAIRRLQAYDFPGNLKELKSLVERAIVQAGGAPVLTEEIFWAAETKKKRFRVNLLNLYPQLRRFLRSDWWPDKINYGFTLTVFAIVVGMLFIGPQHRSENVALNLFWAWWWPLILLGFPFVGRLWCSICPFMIYGEVTQKLSLWLVPRQLKRWPREQAEKWGGWFLFGLFVLIFLWEELWNLEDTAYLSACLLLLITAGAMIFSAIFERRFWCRYLCPIGGMNGLFAKLSMTELRAQQGTCSAECTTYQCYKGGPQKGEGMETNGCPLYSHPAQLEDNKDCVLCMTCLKACPHRSVEFNLRPPGIELWTTHTPHFYEVALLFLLLSGVFLHRLPEIQAMGLESIDIKPFLPHLVASILALTIPVIIPIAAYGLILLVYKLQNTKPRSFVELAYGYLPLVLGANLAHYLRLGLGEAGRIIPVTLATFGYSNSTMPVLVAHPAVTAFLQGVTLIGSVLLTILLTQKIARQPLRSLFPQHLATIFLGVSLWIIIVGR
- a CDS encoding 3D domain-containing protein, translated to MKRQILLNKKHNNLNKMIKNFFPIVISASLINISPNTSIANTANQKTIFAQATENRFCPSEFEYDKAHRLCVSETEALGPFTNEMIAKCKQFGGGSPCEGTRWEVNFARRLRGTSTCPPGAKLDSGIGECVDNANVYGPFIEANVEKCRNAGGGVICKTMRFSRNILPSSAANATFNFPEPTNAERVKTLILWSTHYNAPRVKETPGGIPLLDISGNRLGAILSKRDWCDAAVEGTIQVLDNSNVPKTYNFAGRGSTAQVDCAPFFSSLSSAVIQGTNRSRFKLSKGAYGEGTDGLILVPYRTIAVDRTVFPIGSIIYIPEARGKQVTLPSGEKVVHDGYFFAGDVGGAIKNNHIDVFIGISQQNPFAFIKSKATGTFTAFLIEKSQISQALKVLHQ
- a CDS encoding S8 family peptidase encodes the protein MSNGVNQQLYPMETTGSYLILLPQDDIEGGIRVLRDITGNSNIARTADSTDGAVDVSRKDEAILVLSELGVAIAELEPEQVQRVSSAVDNPNEPILLVEPEQVFYAFGKSSSQDITPQMGGTKSEISIEYLRGYRDAIGNLVDNLVFPHKDSKQPDASAVPTPYTWGLQATKVVSSRFSGRGIKVAILDTGFDFNHPDFKTRTITSKSFIKVKTSDPLLPVQDGNGHGTHCTGTACGPLNPGIAPRYGIAYEAEIYIGKVLSDQGRSLGQGSIVQGIEWAITNGCKVISMSLGGPVSPGQPFSPIYENIAKRAMNKGSLIIAAAGNSSNRASGVLNPVGSPANCPSIMAVGAIDERDQIAGFSDSGVNSSGGQVDIVGPGVDIYSSYPVPRGNPPGYDRLNGTSMATPHVAGIAALYAQANPTITADGLFSLLQRTARRLPLPSTDVGTGLVQAP
- a CDS encoding glycoside hydrolase family 13 protein; this translates as MQIQTPDWVKHAVFYQIFPDRFAKSKEPHKRVLTTVSWEEWDEMPTLQGYKGGDLWGVVEQLDYLQSLGINAIYFTPIFQSASNHRYHTHDYYQIDPMLGGNEAFKDLLVACHDRNIKVVLDGVFNHSSRGFFFFHDVLENGPYSPWVDWFKIHGWPLSPYNGEFPANYEGWADNRALPVFNHDNPEVREYIMEIAEYWIKLGIDGWRLDVPFEVKSPGFWQEFRDRVKAINPEAYIVGEVWEDSSEWLDGTQFDGVMNYLFAAPTIAFAAGDRVDMTQVQDRSYHPYPPLFAAEYGDKIEYLLQLYPWEIQLTQLNLLASHDTARLISIAGGDRSSVELSTLLLLTFPGAPSIYYGDEVGLPGRLDPDSRRGFPLEAHWENDVLDYHRQLISIRHNYPALRTGSYKVLYAQGALYVFARILDAQELIIAVNAGTADVTASIKLEGLTSQPSKVLYGMGEVSWSDNEDTLNINIPSRSGSIFAAS